The genomic window TTAAACAGTTGCTTGGATTCAGAAACCTTGACTGGAGCAACCTCATGTTTTCTTATTGTTATCCATATTTTTATACTATATACTAAACTCGTCCCTTCTGGGCACACTGACTTGCAAATCTTCTATAAATGAATGGCACATTCATTCTGAGATCTTATGTTACATAAGGACAACATAACTAGGACATTCTAGTTTGACAGAGTACTAAATGGTGAGAATATCATTGCATTTGAACAGCTATTGCAACTGGAGATGTATGCTAACCTGCCTGAGTAGAGTCAAGCAGAATGAGTTGGCAGACTGCCCAGTTTTGCTGAGCTAGCCTCATGAATGACTATCTCCAATATCTTCCTTCCAGTTTCAATATCTCTTCTGCCTGGATCAATACATATCCAGCTATCCTGCCCCAACAATCACATATGTTAATAACCCTCACTTTTGTTGCACGGTCGCATGCTTTCCCCAATTCTCTAATATTTAAATATTACTGCATCACTTTTAGTGTCTTCTTATGAGGTATTCATATCCAATATTTCAGTATCTACACAGAGCTTTGAATTTCATCATGAGATCTGCAATTTGAGGCACAATATCGATGTCATGTTGTATTATTGAGCAGACATTTCTCATTTAACAGTTTAACAGCCTTTTTTGTCCCTATTTGCAGTCATATCAACTGAAACCAGACATATCCTTTTGAGACGATTCTATCAGAAGTCCGTGGAAAAGGTGAAGCTGCATTTTTAGATATTCTTTATGCACATTTCTACATCTGCTGTGTGCCCTTAATTTCTCGTGCTTTATCTATCATGCAGTTGAGACCAAAAAGAGCTGCCTCTGATAATTTGACTCCTGATCATGGCTCCAAGCAGCTTAGAGGTGCCTTTGCAGATGGCTGCAATTAAGCTTCATCAGATGGTCTAGTTTTTTTCCATATTCCAGTGTGCCTACTCCTACCTTGCTGTCTTCATCATAAGTCTTGCTCtccattctttctttctttcctttttttttttgggaggtcCGGGGGTATGTGGCATGCTTTGCAGGCATGTGGTGTATGTGAATAGTTATAGTTTCTGAATGAATTAATTGATGAACAAGGAAGTAGAATTTCTATTCGTGATATGTTTTATATCTCATAGCATTCCAGTATTCCcacccccctcctcctcctcctcctcttaaaTTTCACTTTAACGAGCTTTTGGTTGTATACCACTGATTGGCATTTAATTTCCATCTGGAAGATCCTTCTAGGCTGTTGTAACACTGGTCATGTCTATGATACTCAGCAATGTTCCAAGTTCAAGTAGAAATGCTATGTAGGTGAAAGAGGAAATAGGCAGAGTAAACTACCACCCAGATTTAATCCAAAGGAAACATTTCATGGTCCATCCTTTACGGAACCATAAAGGTTAAACCGGAGAATTGTACTAGTTTAATGATGTGACTGCATTATTGAACTGGGGTTGCCAAATGCTCACACCCTGCTTAGCAATCAGAGATTTTGGTTTCAATCTGAGGTGGTGCTCTTCTCTAATCCGAAAGCGACTGTGCTTGAAATTCAATGGAAGTTGGATGTTCTGGTACAAGGAATTATCATTGGGGGTCTCTATGAAATGGAGCATGGATGGTATAGCCATTAGCATTTGTGCTTGTGGAACACGCTCATGTGTTTACGTTGCAAACTAGTCCAGAATTAAACCAAAGCAAAAGCAGTGTGCCTTTATTTTGTACAATGATACAACGGAAACCAACCTAATGATCCAGTACCTCCAATGAAGTACCGCTTATAACTCAATAAGATAGTAAATAATCAGTTAAAGTGGCGACCAGGTCTATGGACTAGCTTCAATAAGTTGCAGGTTGTAGCCTGTCCAACCGCGTAAACTAATGATACAGTGATGAAAATTATAATATGCATTAGCAATTGCCCAAAACTAAAACAAGCATTCTCCACTTTAGGGAATGGTCATCCTTCAAGGAATCCTTATCCTTGAAGTTGATAATAACACGAACATAAATCATAAAATACATGCAAGGAAAATAAATAGCTTGCTCATATttacataaataattaaatatttgcgGTAACATATCCATAACTATAAGAATTAATTATCATTTACTATTCCATAGCATGGTTCCCAGCCAATAAAATAATTGTCGTATATGATGAAGGGCATAGCGTTTGTTCGTGTTGTTTCAGGCCGCGATGAGATACTGATAGGGATTAGGATCCTCTGCCGTTCGGGATGAACGGCAGGGGGTAACTTTCCCATTTAAAGGGGGAGATGCACATGGTGATGCACGTGAGAGGGTCCATCTCACATGCATCTCCCCCTTTAAAGGGAAAAGTTATCCCCCCTACCGTTCACCCCGAACGGCAGAGGATCTTGATCCATGCTAATAGATAAAGATGTCTTGTAGAAAACTACGGAAgttaaaaggaaaaagagaagtaCGTTTATAAATTCCACCAGATGTTT from Elaeis guineensis isolate ETL-2024a chromosome 4, EG11, whole genome shotgun sequence includes these protein-coding regions:
- the LOC105043321 gene encoding DET1- and DDB1-associated protein 1, yielding MGSLLADWPSYNPHNFSQIRPADPSAQPSKLTPITYHPTHNRTLPPPNQVISTETRHILLRRFYQKSVEKLRPKRAASDNLTPDHGSKQLRGAFADGCN